A stretch of bacterium DNA encodes these proteins:
- a CDS encoding menaquinone biosynthesis decarboxylase, translating into MAYKDLREFIQILEQNGLLKRIKTEVDCELEITEIADRMVKQNGPALLFENVKGYSIPVLINTFASYERMNLALEVDNLNQIADRIRNLLKLQMPTGIWEKILMLPKLAELSNYIPKQVKSGPCKEVIIKDNPQLSKFPILKCWPNDGGRFITLPMVFTKDPETGIRNVGMYRMQVYDDRTTGMHWHIHKHGARHYEKSSQNQKRLEVAVAIGADPATMYASTAPVPEGIDEMLFAGFLRKEPVELVQCETVDLEIPAYSEIVLEGYVDPEERRIEGPFGDHTGFYSPADLYPVFHITCITHRNNPIYPATIVGKPPMEDCYFGKATERIFLPLLQILQPEIVDMNLPIEGVFHNCAIISIRKSYPGQARKVMQFIWGLGQMMFTKLIIIVDAEVDVQNLSEVAWKVFNNIDAKRDVTIVEGPVDVLDHAAPQPNYGSKMGIDATRKFPEETNRPWPEEITMNEDIKKLVDIKWNDYGL; encoded by the coding sequence ATGGCATATAAAGATTTAAGAGAGTTTATCCAAATATTAGAACAAAACGGGTTGTTGAAACGGATTAAGACCGAAGTCGATTGCGAATTGGAAATAACCGAAATCGCTGATCGGATGGTTAAACAGAACGGACCAGCGCTACTATTTGAAAACGTCAAAGGATACTCTATTCCCGTTCTGATTAACACCTTCGCTTCGTATGAGCGAATGAATCTAGCGCTAGAAGTAGATAATCTAAACCAAATCGCTGACCGGATTCGAAACCTGCTCAAACTGCAGATGCCAACCGGTATCTGGGAAAAAATCTTGATGTTACCCAAACTTGCTGAATTATCGAACTATATTCCGAAACAGGTTAAATCCGGTCCTTGCAAAGAAGTGATTATTAAAGATAATCCGCAATTATCTAAATTCCCAATTCTGAAATGCTGGCCGAATGACGGCGGTCGGTTTATCACGCTCCCGATGGTTTTCACGAAAGATCCGGAAACTGGGATTCGAAACGTTGGGATGTATCGCATGCAGGTGTATGACGACCGAACGACGGGGATGCATTGGCATATTCATAAACATGGTGCGCGGCATTATGAAAAATCTTCACAGAATCAGAAACGACTTGAAGTCGCGGTGGCTATCGGCGCAGACCCAGCAACGATGTATGCGTCTACCGCGCCGGTACCGGAAGGAATAGATGAAATGCTGTTCGCTGGTTTCTTGCGAAAAGAGCCGGTTGAACTCGTTCAATGCGAAACCGTAGACCTCGAAATTCCAGCTTATTCTGAAATCGTGTTAGAAGGGTATGTTGACCCAGAAGAACGCAGAATTGAAGGACCATTCGGCGACCATACCGGATTTTATTCCCCCGCGGATTTATATCCGGTATTCCATATCACCTGCATAACCCATCGGAACAACCCGATATATCCAGCAACAATTGTTGGTAAACCGCCGATGGAAGATTGCTACTTTGGAAAAGCGACTGAACGGATTTTTCTCCCTTTACTTCAGATTCTCCAGCCGGAGATAGTCGATATGAACCTGCCGATTGAAGGGGTATTCCATAACTGTGCGATTATCAGCATTCGAAAAAGTTATCCGGGGCAGGCGAGAAAAGTTATGCAGTTTATCTGGGGGCTTGGTCAGATGATGTTCACCAAACTGATTATCATCGTTGATGCTGAGGTTGATGTCCAGAACCTATCCGAGGTAGCTTGGAAAGTGTTCAATAATATTGATGCGAAACGAGACGTAACCATTGTTGAAGGACCGGTAGATGTTCTTGACCATGCGGCACCGCAACCGAATTATGGTTCGAAAATGGGAATTGATGCGACGCGCAAATTCCCGGAGGAAACCAACCGACCTTGGCCAGAGGAAATCACGATGAACGAAGATATCAAAAAATTAGTTGACATAAAGTGGAATGATTATGGTTTATAG
- a CDS encoding sigma-54 dependent transcriptional regulator: MRQANILVVDDEKNILTTLSRALTNLGYAVKTATSAEEALELIRENGFDLAIIDLCLKKMDNNEGLELLKRIRELEPEIITIMMSGHGTMGIAVQAGNFGAVDFIEKPLSLERIQFSVEKALKLNQLERENIERKQKEEAEYQLIGTSKVMRELYKKIEVVAPTNARVLICGENGTGKELVARAIHYKSPRKNQPFIKVNCAAIPAELIESELFGHEKGAFTGATERRRGKFELADGGTIFLDEIGDMSLPTQAKILRVLTDGLIDRVGGSKPIKVDVRVLAATNKNLEQEIQRGNFREDLYYRLNVIPFHVPPLRERKEDIQLLAEHFLNRYCEEARSNARIFTPVAIRLLMQYDYPGNVRELKNIVERAAILIPADRDEITEKDIAPLLPTSFRPVESDIPSSSLNLGINERLPLKEASEQFERAMIISALERNEWNVSKAALELQIERSHLYKKMKTYGIERKLT, encoded by the coding sequence ATGCGCCAAGCGAATATTCTCGTTGTCGATGATGAGAAAAATATTCTAACTACATTATCGCGCGCGTTAACCAACTTGGGTTATGCCGTAAAAACGGCTACTTCTGCTGAAGAAGCGCTAGAATTAATTCGTGAAAATGGATTCGATTTAGCTATTATTGACCTTTGCTTGAAGAAGATGGATAATAATGAAGGATTGGAATTACTGAAACGAATTCGGGAACTCGAACCGGAGATAATCACGATCATGATGTCAGGCCATGGCACTATGGGGATTGCGGTGCAGGCGGGGAATTTTGGTGCAGTTGATTTTATTGAAAAGCCATTATCGCTGGAAAGGATTCAATTTTCCGTTGAAAAAGCATTAAAACTGAATCAACTTGAACGCGAGAATATCGAACGGAAACAAAAAGAAGAAGCTGAATATCAACTGATCGGAACCAGTAAAGTTATGCGGGAACTCTACAAAAAGATAGAAGTCGTTGCGCCTACGAATGCGCGGGTACTGATTTGCGGAGAGAATGGAACTGGGAAAGAATTGGTTGCGCGAGCCATCCATTATAAAAGTCCTCGGAAAAATCAGCCGTTTATTAAGGTCAACTGCGCAGCGATTCCAGCAGAGTTGATTGAAAGTGAACTGTTCGGTCATGAAAAAGGAGCGTTTACTGGCGCAACGGAACGACGTCGTGGGAAATTCGAACTCGCTGATGGTGGAACCATTTTTCTCGATGAAATCGGGGATATGAGTTTGCCGACGCAAGCGAAAATTTTGCGGGTTTTAACCGATGGATTGATTGACCGAGTCGGCGGAAGTAAACCGATTAAAGTCGATGTTCGAGTGCTAGCGGCAACGAATAAAAATCTAGAGCAAGAAATCCAACGTGGGAATTTCCGGGAAGATTTATACTATCGACTGAATGTTATTCCATTTCACGTTCCGCCGTTACGTGAACGGAAAGAAGATATCCAACTATTAGCGGAACATTTTTTAAACCGATACTGCGAAGAAGCGAGAAGTAATGCTCGAATATTTACTCCGGTCGCGATACGGCTATTAATGCAATATGATTATCCTGGAAACGTTCGAGAACTGAAAAATATCGTGGAACGGGCAGCCATTTTGATTCCTGCTGACCGTGATGAAATTACTGAGAAAGATATTGCGCCACTATTACCAACCTCATTTCGACCGGTTGAGTCGGATATACCGAGCAGTTCGCTTAATCTCGGAATAAATGAACGGCTCCCGTTGAAAGAAGCAAGTGAACAATTCGAAAGAGCGATGATTATTTCTGCGTTAGAACGGAATGAATGGAATGTTAGTAAAGCGGCACTCGAACTGCAGATTGAACGGAGCCATCTCTATAAAAAGATGAAAACCTACGGTATCGAAAGAAAACTTACCTAG
- a CDS encoding DUF885 domain-containing protein: protein MHGELNNLIDEILNFLWQDSPVYATYVGIHTYDTELDIMHRDQRDASRQKKKEYLTRLTQCAQRNDSELDLDDKLDITVLANALTVDIEKEEKIKRHLRDASIYPELALFGVYIVLLREFAPFEERASRAVARLKQVPRLLEEGKKNLVDSDNIPEVWTQIAKEVTQGGIEFCKSFIPTVAEQLPSLKDEMLTANTAALNAFNEYQHFLNHTLTARSHGNFAIGKTLFTFLLQTEHLLPYTTDQLLEFGMKTIEETQGKIYRTAKLIDPLNTWKTVIAELKNEHPKPEELLAVYTQAMESTRTFVLEKNLLDIPEHESLQVIETPVFERATTPYAAYIAPAPFEEKQIGYFWVTPVDMNKSKEEQIEQLKGHCRYSIPITALHEGYPGHHLQFLYNNQVQSNVRKQFGTPLFWEGWALYCEELMYEQGFYLEPAIRLFQLKDLLWRACRVVIDIQLHTGQMKFSEAVDMLVNIAGLEKVNAIREVQRYTQTPTQPMSYLIGKREIMKLREDYQHKLGSQFHLKEFHTKLLSYGSIPLKLIRERMLI, encoded by the coding sequence ATGCATGGTGAACTCAATAATCTGATCGATGAAATTCTGAATTTTTTATGGCAGGATAGTCCAGTGTATGCAACTTATGTCGGAATTCATACGTATGATACTGAACTGGATATAATGCATCGCGACCAGCGGGATGCATCACGGCAGAAGAAAAAAGAGTATTTGACTCGGTTAACCCAATGTGCGCAGAGAAACGATTCTGAACTTGACCTAGATGATAAACTTGATATCACTGTTCTTGCAAACGCTCTTACTGTCGATATCGAAAAAGAAGAGAAAATTAAACGACATTTACGTGATGCGAGTATCTATCCGGAATTAGCGTTATTCGGGGTATATATAGTATTACTGCGGGAGTTTGCGCCGTTTGAAGAGCGGGCATCGCGGGCGGTAGCGCGATTGAAACAAGTTCCTCGGTTATTAGAAGAAGGGAAAAAGAATCTTGTAGATTCGGATAACATACCTGAAGTATGGACCCAGATTGCGAAAGAGGTTACGCAAGGCGGAATCGAGTTCTGTAAATCGTTTATCCCGACGGTCGCCGAACAACTCCCATCGCTGAAAGATGAAATGTTGACCGCTAATACCGCAGCACTAAATGCGTTCAATGAATATCAACATTTCTTGAACCACACGTTGACTGCACGATCGCACGGGAATTTCGCTATTGGCAAAACCTTGTTTACTTTCCTTTTACAGACCGAACATCTGCTGCCCTATACGACCGACCAACTCCTTGAATTCGGTATGAAAACTATCGAGGAAACACAAGGGAAAATATATCGCACCGCGAAACTCATCGACCCGTTAAATACCTGGAAAACGGTTATCGCAGAATTGAAAAATGAACATCCGAAACCGGAAGAACTCCTTGCCGTATATACCCAAGCGATGGAATCGACCCGAACGTTCGTTCTCGAAAAGAATTTGCTTGATATTCCGGAGCATGAATCGTTGCAGGTTATTGAAACGCCAGTATTCGAACGGGCGACAACCCCGTATGCTGCGTATATCGCTCCAGCGCCATTTGAAGAAAAGCAAATCGGGTATTTCTGGGTTACCCCAGTCGACATGAACAAGTCGAAAGAAGAACAAATCGAGCAGTTAAAAGGACATTGCCGATATTCGATTCCGATAACTGCACTCCACGAAGGATATCCCGGTCATCATTTGCAGTTCTTATATAATAACCAGGTGCAATCGAACGTTAGAAAACAATTCGGTACCCCGTTATTTTGGGAAGGTTGGGCGCTCTATTGTGAAGAATTGATGTATGAACAGGGATTTTATCTCGAACCAGCAATACGGTTATTTCAGTTGAAAGATTTATTATGGCGCGCATGTCGAGTAGTAATTGATATCCAACTCCATACCGGACAGATGAAGTTTAGTGAAGCGGTAGATATGTTGGTTAACATTGCTGGCTTAGAGAAAGTTAACGCGATCCGGGAAGTGCAACGGTATACCCAAACCCCAACGCAACCGATGAGTTATCTTATCGGAAAACGTGAAATTATGAAACTACGCGAAGACTATCAACACAAACTAGGCTCGCAATTCCATCTAAAAGAATTTCATACGAAATTGTTAAGTTACGGTTCAATTCCCTTGAAACTGATTCGGGAAAGGATGCTGATATAA